The Proteus vulgaris genome has a segment encoding these proteins:
- the sufB gene encoding cysteine desulfurase activator complex subunit SufB, with amino-acid sequence MSQSNVEIGDEVQGWLSDHHYKEGFYTDISTDALEKGLNEAVVRAISAKRNEPEWMLEFRLDAYRHWLEMEEPHWLKADYPALNYQDYSYYSAPSCSSCCANGSCASDTNEAVADDKQVAQDYLTKEVEDAFNQLGVPVREGQAVAVDAIFDSVSVSTTYREELAEHGIIFCSFSEAIQEYPDLVRQYLGTVVSSHDNYFAALNAAVASDGTFVYIPKGVRCPMELSTYFRINAAQTGQFERTILVADEGSYVSYIEGCSAPVRDSYQLHAAVVEVIIHKDAEVKYSTVQNWFSGGDSEGGILNFVTKRAICEGENAKMSWTQSETGSAITWKYPSVILKGDNSTAEFFSVALTNGNQQADTGTKMIHIGKNTKSTIISKGISAGKSQNSYRGLVKVLPGAKNARNFTQCDSMLIGTQCGAHTFPYVEVMNNSAQLEHEATTSRIGEDQLFYCRQRGLSEDDAISMIVNGFCKDVFSELPLEFAVEAQKLLAISLEHSVG; translated from the coding sequence ATGTCTCAGAGCAATGTTGAAATTGGTGATGAAGTTCAGGGATGGCTAAGTGATCATCACTATAAAGAAGGTTTTTATACCGATATCTCAACCGATGCCTTAGAAAAAGGGTTAAATGAAGCGGTTGTGCGTGCAATATCGGCAAAAAGAAATGAACCAGAATGGATGCTGGAATTTCGTTTAGATGCTTATCGCCATTGGTTAGAAATGGAAGAACCGCATTGGTTAAAAGCGGATTATCCAGCACTTAATTATCAGGATTATAGTTATTATTCAGCACCATCTTGTAGTTCATGTTGTGCTAATGGTAGTTGTGCTAGTGATACAAATGAAGCGGTGGCGGATGATAAACAAGTTGCACAAGATTATTTAACCAAAGAAGTCGAAGATGCCTTCAATCAACTAGGCGTGCCTGTAAGAGAAGGGCAAGCGGTTGCTGTTGATGCGATTTTTGACTCGGTTTCTGTTTCAACGACATATCGTGAAGAACTTGCTGAACATGGCATTATTTTCTGCTCATTTAGTGAAGCTATTCAAGAATATCCTGATTTAGTGCGCCAATATTTAGGGACTGTTGTTTCAAGTCATGATAACTATTTTGCCGCACTGAATGCCGCGGTCGCGTCTGATGGTACTTTTGTCTATATTCCCAAAGGGGTACGTTGCCCTATGGAGTTATCGACTTATTTCCGTATCAATGCGGCACAAACAGGTCAATTTGAACGAACTATTCTGGTCGCTGATGAAGGCAGTTATGTCAGTTATATCGAAGGTTGTTCAGCTCCCGTTCGCGACAGTTATCAACTTCACGCCGCTGTAGTAGAAGTCATTATCCATAAAGATGCCGAAGTAAAATATTCTACGGTACAAAACTGGTTCTCTGGTGGCGATAGTGAAGGGGGGATCCTTAACTTTGTGACTAAGCGTGCTATCTGCGAAGGTGAAAACGCCAAAATGTCATGGACGCAATCAGAAACAGGTTCTGCAATCACATGGAAATACCCAAGTGTAATTTTAAAAGGGGATAATTCTACTGCTGAATTTTTCTCGGTTGCCTTAACTAACGGTAATCAACAAGCAGATACCGGCACTAAAATGATCCATATTGGTAAAAATACCAAATCAACCATTATCTCTAAAGGTATCTCAGCGGGTAAAAGTCAAAATAGTTACCGTGGACTTGTAAAAGTGCTCCCTGGTGCTAAAAATGCCCGTAACTTCACACAATGTGATTCCATGTTAATTGGTACGCAGTGTGGTGCACATACCTTCCCATATGTTGAGGTAATGAATAACTCTGCCCAGCTTGAACACGAAGCGACAACGTCACGCATTGGTGAAGATCAACTGTTTTATTGTCGTCAGCGTGGATTAAGTGAAGATGATGCAATCTCAATGATTGTAAACGGATTTTGTAAAGATGTATTCTCAGAATTACCGCTGGAATTTGCTGTAGAAGCACAAAAATTATTAGCAATCAGCTTAGAACATAGCGTTGGTTAA
- the sufA gene encoding scaffold protein for iron-sulfur cluster assembly gives MTNNVETFSLNETAWQGIVLTDNAAKHICHLVEKNPEKQGLSLNIKPSGCTGYGYVIELATGPSEDDIVYEHNGAKLFVSLKAMPFIDGLVVDYVREGLNQMFKFNNPKAQNVCGCGESFGV, from the coding sequence ATGACAAACAACGTTGAAACATTTTCTCTTAATGAGACTGCTTGGCAAGGTATTGTACTAACAGATAACGCAGCAAAACATATTTGTCATTTAGTTGAGAAAAATCCTGAAAAACAGGGGCTTTCCTTAAATATCAAACCCTCTGGTTGTACTGGGTATGGTTATGTTATTGAACTCGCTACAGGTCCCAGTGAAGACGACATTGTTTATGAACATAATGGCGCAAAATTGTTTGTTTCATTGAAAGCAATGCCATTCATCGATGGGCTTGTTGTTGATTATGTTCGTGAAGGACTTAATCAAATGTTTAAATTTAATAATCCTAAAGCTCAAAACGTCTGCGGATGTGGTGAGAGCTTTGGGGTATAA
- the sufC gene encoding cysteine desulfurase ATPase component has protein sequence MLDIKNLHVSVEGNEILKGLDLQVRAGEVHAIMGPNGSGKSTLSATLAGREEYEVDEGSITFKNKDLLELEPEDRAGEGIFMAFQYPVEIPGVSNQFFLQSSVNAVREYRGQEPLDRFDFEDFIEDKIKLLDMPQDLLTRSVNVGFSGGEKKRNDILQMAALEPELCILDETDSGLDIDALKIVSQGVNSLRDGKRAFIVVTHYQRILDYIKPDFVHVLYQGKIIKSGDFSLAQKLEEQGYGWLIDPQ, from the coding sequence ATGTTAGATATTAAAAATTTACATGTCAGTGTTGAAGGCAATGAAATCCTCAAAGGACTAGATTTGCAAGTGCGTGCAGGTGAGGTTCATGCGATTATGGGACCCAATGGTTCAGGTAAAAGCACCTTATCAGCAACACTTGCTGGCCGTGAAGAATATGAAGTCGATGAAGGTTCTATCACTTTTAAAAATAAAGATTTATTAGAGTTAGAACCTGAAGATCGTGCGGGTGAAGGTATTTTTATGGCGTTTCAATACCCTGTTGAAATTCCCGGTGTTAGCAATCAGTTTTTCTTGCAATCTTCAGTGAATGCGGTAAGAGAATATCGTGGGCAAGAACCATTAGATCGCTTTGATTTTGAAGATTTTATTGAAGATAAAATCAAGTTGCTGGATATGCCACAAGATTTATTAACACGCTCAGTCAATGTGGGATTTTCTGGTGGTGAGAAAAAACGTAACGATATTTTGCAAATGGCTGCGTTAGAGCCTGAACTATGTATTTTAGATGAAACCGACTCAGGCCTTGATATCGACGCATTAAAAATCGTGTCTCAAGGTGTTAACAGCCTGCGTGATGGTAAACGTGCATTTATCGTTGTAACACACTACCAACGTATTCTTGATTATATTAAACCTGATTTTGTGCATGTGCTTTATCAGGGAAAAATCATTAAATCAGGTGATTTTTCATTGGCGCAAAAATTGGAGGAACAAGGTTATGGCTGGCTTATTGACCCTCAATGA
- the sufD gene encoding cysteine desulfurase activator complex subunit SufD encodes MAGLLTLNEKREKQRQVEQRNQQALKVFSSLYHQRKGDDNLNARNHWLQVEKIGFPAYRHEDWHYTPLEETLSQRYQQLPPFEVQSLIAKHALSFDCYRIVMVNGTFSPIESSKDFGPYQVTLLDNQSELPKAVNSEIFLHLVESLAPHPLLITLKNGVIADKPLYILNITQGDQSAEVNSANYRFHLDVGANTQMQVVEHYISSESENRHFTGARLTATIGDNASFNHIKLSFENAESQHFAHNDLTIGRDARVNSYAFLLGAKLSRHHTSSALKGENTALSMNSVVLPKADEIADTRTWLVHGEKNCQSRQLHKSIAMDAGKAVFNGMITVTPQALKTDGQMTNNNLLLGEKAQIDTKPQLEIYADDVKCSHGATVGRIDDEQLFYLRSRGISLSDARKMIIHAFAAELTESLENSVIKSLVLDRINQRLLEV; translated from the coding sequence ATGGCTGGCTTATTGACCCTCAATGAAAAGCGTGAAAAACAGCGTCAAGTTGAACAGCGTAATCAACAAGCATTAAAAGTATTTTCGTCTTTATATCATCAACGTAAAGGTGACGATAATCTCAACGCTCGTAATCATTGGTTGCAAGTTGAGAAAATAGGTTTCCCTGCTTATCGCCATGAAGATTGGCATTATACGCCTTTAGAAGAAACGCTAAGCCAACGCTATCAACAGTTGCCACCTTTTGAGGTGCAAAGTTTAATAGCTAAACACGCATTATCTTTTGATTGCTACCGTATTGTTATGGTGAATGGTACATTTTCACCAATAGAAAGCAGTAAAGATTTTGGTCCTTATCAAGTCACTTTACTTGATAACCAAAGTGAATTACCTAAAGCGGTAAATAGTGAAATCTTCCTGCATTTAGTTGAAAGTTTAGCGCCACATCCTTTGCTTATTACCCTGAAAAACGGTGTTATTGCGGATAAACCGCTTTATATCCTCAATATTACTCAGGGGGATCAAAGTGCTGAGGTAAATAGTGCAAATTATCGTTTTCATCTTGATGTTGGTGCAAATACCCAGATGCAAGTGGTAGAGCACTATATTAGCAGTGAGAGTGAAAACCGTCATTTTACAGGAGCAAGATTAACGGCAACGATCGGCGATAATGCCTCTTTTAACCATATCAAATTAAGTTTTGAAAATGCAGAAAGTCAGCACTTTGCACACAACGATCTCACAATAGGTCGTGATGCTCGAGTTAATAGTTATGCTTTCTTATTGGGGGCTAAACTTAGTCGTCATCATACTAGCTCTGCGCTAAAAGGTGAAAATACAGCGCTGTCGATGAATAGTGTTGTATTACCTAAAGCCGATGAAATTGCTGATACCCGTACATGGTTGGTTCATGGTGAGAAAAATTGCCAAAGTCGCCAACTGCATAAAAGCATTGCAATGGATGCAGGAAAAGCCGTATTTAACGGGATGATCACGGTAACACCTCAAGCATTAAAAACAGATGGTCAAATGACTAATAACAATCTGTTGCTGGGCGAAAAAGCACAAATCGATACTAAACCTCAACTTGAAATTTATGCTGATGATGTGAAATGTAGCCATGGTGCTACTGTAGGTCGAATTGATGATGAACAGTTGTTCTATCTGCGCTCGCGTGGCATTTCTTTAAGTGATGCCCGTAAAATGATCATTCATGCGTTTGCGGCCGAATTAACTGAATCACTAGAAAATAGCGTGATTAAATCCCTTGTATTAGACAGGATTAATCAGCGCTTATTAGAGGTGTAA